A stretch of Methanobrevibacter sp. YE315 DNA encodes these proteins:
- a CDS encoding energy-coupling factor ABC transporter permease: protein MHLPDGIISFEQAMIYWIITLIIVSIFFYKFSKDENKEKRIISIALFSVFTIVVTSLSIPSPLGVPIHFFLIPLIAILLGPLSSTIVSFVTLIMQALALNMGGITSLGANFLVMGFILSIVTYGFYKLFLNINEKLAIFGSTIIGIIFATFGQVAILVISGAMNFDILLSTLVPFYLFISFIEGFANVIIITAIKKIKPEIIEINKI, encoded by the coding sequence ATGCATTTGCCAGACGGAATAATAAGTTTTGAACAAGCCATGATTTACTGGATTATTACATTAATAATCGTTTCAATATTCTTCTACAAATTCTCTAAAGATGAAAATAAAGAAAAGAGGATTATATCAATAGCCCTATTCAGCGTTTTTACAATAGTGGTTACCTCATTATCGATTCCATCACCTCTTGGCGTGCCAATCCATTTCTTTTTGATACCATTAATAGCCATATTGCTTGGACCTCTTTCCAGCACAATAGTATCCTTTGTCACCTTAATTATGCAGGCATTGGCATTGAATATGGGTGGAATAACTTCCTTAGGTGCAAATTTTTTAGTAATGGGATTCATATTATCCATAGTCACATATGGATTTTATAAACTGTTCCTAAATATAAATGAAAAGCTTGCAATATTTGGATCAACAATTATTGGCATTATCTTTGCTACATTTGGACAGGTAGCCATCTTAGTTATTTCAGGAGCAATGAACTTCGATATATTATTATCAACATTAGTTCCATTTTACCTATTCATCTCATTTATCGAGGGATTTGCAAATGTAATCATTATAACCGCTATTAAAAAAATAAAACCGGAAATAATAGAAATAAATAAAATTTAG